One Akkermansiaceae bacterium genomic region harbors:
- a CDS encoding DUF1501 domain-containing protein: MSDPLLSLNRRSFLNKSFAGLGGIALSQIMGSQFARAEQWGGILSGGTHIAPRAKRVIHLCMAGGPSHVDSFDPKPELNKLHGKPFPTSFTQGQQLAQLQNTVLKARGSFVQFKKYGQGGTEISDLFPHIGSVADDICVIRSMHTEQINHDPAQAFFNSGSIVKGRPCMGSWLLYGLGSETNELPGYVVLLSQSAGAQPVSSRQWSAGFLPSKFQGVQFQSKGNAVHYVGNPDGVCQSAQRQMIDEVNRLNGSLAEQTYDPEIATRISQYEMAFRMQSSVPELTAIDNEPKHILDMYGVNNAGDGSFASNCLLARRMLERGVRFVQLYHRGWDHHSNIEKDMPTAARLTDQASAALLKDLKQRGMLDDTLIIWGGEFGRTPMGQGSGRDHHINAFSLWLAGAGIQGGIVHGATDELGYNAVEKRTSVHDLHATMLHLFGIDYNRFSYKFQGLDARLTGVEHPSVIKDILS; this comes from the coding sequence ATGTCTGATCCTTTGTTATCGCTGAACCGCCGATCATTTCTCAACAAGTCCTTTGCCGGCCTCGGCGGGATTGCTCTTTCCCAGATCATGGGCAGCCAATTCGCCCGCGCCGAACAATGGGGGGGCATCCTCTCCGGCGGCACCCACATTGCACCACGCGCCAAACGTGTCATCCACCTGTGTATGGCGGGCGGCCCTTCGCATGTGGATTCATTCGATCCAAAACCGGAACTCAACAAGCTTCACGGCAAGCCGTTCCCCACCTCATTCACCCAGGGACAACAACTCGCCCAGCTCCAGAACACGGTTCTGAAAGCGCGGGGTTCGTTTGTTCAATTTAAAAAATACGGCCAGGGCGGCACCGAGATATCGGATCTGTTTCCTCACATCGGCTCGGTTGCCGATGACATCTGCGTGATCCGGTCGATGCATACCGAACAAATCAACCACGACCCTGCCCAGGCGTTTTTCAACAGTGGCTCGATCGTAAAAGGACGCCCCTGCATGGGTTCATGGTTGCTTTACGGCCTCGGCTCCGAAACAAACGAACTCCCCGGATACGTCGTGCTGCTATCCCAAAGTGCAGGTGCCCAGCCCGTTTCCTCACGCCAATGGAGCGCCGGTTTCCTTCCCAGTAAGTTCCAGGGTGTGCAGTTCCAATCCAAGGGGAATGCCGTCCACTACGTCGGTAATCCCGATGGAGTCTGTCAATCCGCCCAACGGCAAATGATCGATGAGGTCAACCGGCTCAACGGCAGCCTGGCAGAACAGACTTATGATCCGGAAATCGCTACGCGTATCTCCCAATACGAAATGGCGTTCCGGATGCAGAGTTCTGTCCCCGAACTCACCGCCATCGACAACGAGCCCAAACACATTCTCGATATGTATGGTGTCAACAATGCAGGTGACGGCTCATTTGCATCTAACTGCTTACTCGCCAGGCGCATGCTCGAACGCGGTGTGCGCTTTGTACAGCTCTACCACCGCGGTTGGGACCACCACAGCAACATTGAGAAAGACATGCCCACAGCCGCCAGACTCACCGATCAAGCGTCCGCCGCCCTCCTCAAGGACTTGAAACAACGGGGTATGCTCGATGACACCTTGATTATTTGGGGCGGTGAATTCGGACGGACCCCGATGGGTCAAGGCTCTGGCAGGGACCATCACATCAATGCCTTTTCACTGTGGTTGGCAGGCGCGGGTATCCAGGGTGGCATCGTCCACGGCGCCACTGACGAGCTTGGATACAACGCTGTCGAAAAACGCACCTCGGTGCACGACTTGCACGCCACCATGCTCCATCTCTTTGGTATCGACTACAACCGGTTCTCCTACAAATTTCAAGGCCTCGATGCCCGACTAACAGGTGTGGAACACCCCTCGGTGATCAAGGATATCCTTAGCTAA